The Thermobispora bispora DSM 43833 genome window below encodes:
- a CDS encoding M48 family metallopeptidase — protein sequence MPPESVEVRRSARRRRTVSAYRDGDKTIVLLPAGLSEADEEHWIRRMLDRLAAKEQRRRPSDDDLLDRALELSARYLDGKATPVSVRWVDNQRHRWGSCTPDHGTIRISSRLRGMPSWVVDYVIMHELVHLLVPHHGPEFWALVERYPRAERARGFLEGFSMAANGLAED from the coding sequence CGCACGGCGGCGGCGAACCGTATCCGCGTACCGCGATGGCGACAAGACCATCGTGCTGCTGCCGGCAGGCCTGAGCGAAGCGGACGAGGAGCACTGGATCCGCCGTATGCTCGACCGGCTCGCCGCCAAGGAGCAGCGGCGGCGGCCGAGCGACGACGACCTGCTCGACCGGGCGCTGGAGCTGTCGGCCCGATACCTGGACGGCAAGGCCACGCCGGTGAGCGTACGCTGGGTGGACAATCAGCGGCACCGGTGGGGCTCCTGTACGCCTGATCACGGCACGATCAGGATCTCGTCCCGGCTCCGTGGCATGCCCTCCTGGGTCGTCGACTATGTGATCATGCACGAGCTGGTCCACCTGCTCGTGCCCCACCACGGGCCGGAGTTCTGGGCCCTCGTCGAGCGGTACCCGCGCGCCGAGCGCGCCAGGGGTTTCCTCGAGGGCTTCTCCATGGCGGCCAACGGCCTCGCCGAGGACTGA